The following nucleotide sequence is from Parambassis ranga chromosome 21, fParRan2.1, whole genome shotgun sequence.
TACCAAGTGTTTGTAAGCTGTGGGGCTTTAGGTGGGAGGATTCACAGCTTTGGTGCatgagcgcgcacacacacacacacacacacacacacacacacacacacacacacacacacacttagtggagcagcagctggttgtCCTGCATGAAACTAGAAAATGACTCGAACTGACAGATGATGAGCAGCAACACTGAGTCACTATCATCTAAACAGCAACACTAATAATCAGTGGAGGTATTAGGGGGATTTCCATCGCAACAAACCAGCATCACCTCCACAGCAGGAGCCCATTCACTACTGATGAAATTCAGTGTACATACACAGAACACACCAGGCCCGGTAATGTCCTGAGTCTAAAAATATGCAAAGCTATAGCAGATAGTTTTCCTGTAATAGACTGGAGATGCACATACACCTGTGATCTCTTAACTCCAGGACAAGTCGCTTTTCCTGGTGGGGGAACAATAGAGGGTCTCTCATGTGCACATGATTGCATTTCTCAAACAATAGCTGATGTAAGACTATAATCATTTCAGTATTGATAATTGTGAATGAGAGCCATGAATGTACATGTAGTTGGGAGCATTAGCAGATATAACAGAGGGATAAAGATGGGCCAGTTAACCAATCTGTaatcctctcctctgtgtccaAAGGTCAGGAGAAGGATGTGTAGGCCAGTGGAAAAtgagtcacagtcacacacagcaacatgtgAGGCGCAGTGGGATTTACAGTAGCGCCACATgtagcctcagtgtgtgtgaatacatCACCTAATGGGCGCTAAGCTCCTGTAATTTTAAAGGGGAGCCTAGGATTGGTATCCAATGGGTGTGGATGCGGCAATGACAGCAGTACATAATCAAATATAGTGTGCAGACAGCGATCATGACATCTGGACATCTGAGAAATGCCTGGATTCCATGAGCCATGTGAGttgtggacacacaaacacattctaTGGTTCTTTCAGGGAAATACAGTATAGTTCCACAGCTCCATCACATATCAGCTCGCAGCCAATAATCTGTTTCTGCTAGAAAAGGTCACTTATGTCAGCATCAGTATACTCACTTCAGAACCATCAGGCTGTTTTCTCCtctggtttggtttgtttgttgtgtggaGTCCACAGTGGTGCTGTCAATTCTCTCTTCTTCACAGAAAACACTTTGGGTTCATCATGGGGATTTCACCTAAACTTTGATTTGATTCAAATCTCTTTACAGACATGATCTAGAGTATATTCAGTTTATGCAAAATGTTTCATTCCATTTAAATCTGAGGTCtcattttaagattaagattaagggTTACTTTTTTAATCCCAGTGGGAACATTAGGTTGTAGTGgcagcatatcaaagaacaataaatacaatatatgcAAGAAAAAACCCTTATATACACTAACCCTTACATGCACCTAGTAGCAGACAAGGGTCTGATGACGGACATTCTATAGTAACCAGAATTAAAATATTATGTGTCTTTCTTCCTGGAAACACTTACTCAGGCTATGttatatttattgttattgtctttatttgtaTTCACTAAATTTCATTTTCAGTTCGTTGCACTAACAATGAACCTGATGTATTAATAATGAATTAAATATAACATTTTCTCATACATCCATCGTCCCATGAAAATGTGGTGTAATCCTCCATAACATCAACATTCACAACTAAAATAAGCAACACACAAAGTTAAACAAAACTATGTTCATTTATATCACTTTTCAAATATCAGCACTGCAACCAGACGGGACCTGTGAGCACAACAACTTTCATCACATTCAAAAGCTGCTGAATCCTGACTGgaccattgttttttttttttaaaaactcctGCTCACATCaaactttttgaaaaaaaaaacagaaaacaaaacagcaactgGTGGAGGAATAGAGCTTTTACTTTAAAAGGTGTTTGAGTAATTTTGCAACGatgattaaatgtaaaaaaaaagtgaatgtgCCACACACCACTGTACATTCACTAATAGGAGCAGATGAAAGCCTGAGGTTCCCAGCAGGTGAAGTCATTAAACAGTCCGTTTCCTGTAAGGCAGATAAACAGCAGGTCATAaatacagttcagagttcagtaattaaatgaaataaacaaaCTTAGTTAGAGACAAACAGGCTCTTACCACCAGGCAGCAGTTCCACACAGTTCTCTACATTGGCTGTATGATTGGGCTCCCCTGGCAGCCAATCAGCATAGCTCCAGTGGGATCCATCCAACCAGACAAAGCGGCCGGTCTGACAGGTAATCAGACAGAGCCATCAGTTACATGATTCCCCAGAAACGGCACAGTAAAGCTGTGGATCATTCTCATTGTTTGATTAGTATTATCTTGTGTTTTGTACACACATTCAGATAGCGTAGTCCTCCAACCCAGGTGCGTGTATATGCCCCGTTTTGCCTCAGCATCATCTCCATGAGCACTCTGTGGACGTATTGAGTAGAGATGGCGGCGAGGTGGCCACGGGAGGAGAGCGTCTGACAAAAGATCTACATGGAAACAAAGAGGACAGGGTTAGTGTTCTCCAGTAGAAGAATGGAAGAATAAAGGTTCAGAAGTACCTCAGCGTCTTCAGCCCTCTTTGGTCCTCTGAAGAACTGGTAACACTTCCCATAAAGTTGCACACCAGGACAATTGCGCCATCCTGTGGTCAAGTGATGGCATTACAACATGCTCCATTTTGGTGTTTGAGTTTATTCATCAAAAGCAAATGTAGCCTTAATATTAACAGCATCAAAGCACCCTTTGTATCTTATTATTGCAACACATAACAGTtccatttgtctttgttgtaatacagtaatattTTCCCACAGCAGCTATATTTAGCATTGCAAACATGAGTTATAGAGAGGACGTGTGACTTGATTTCTCCTTATTTGTTTGGCTGAAAAATATAACGTTGGAGTGTTCAGAAGACGTGTGGTTTGTGACAAATGTGTCCAATATGGGTCCAATATGGTGCTCTGTCATTGTGAGGCGACAGAATCCATCAGAACCTGAGATTACATTCACGTCTGCTATTAGAATGATTGAACTCTGGGCTGAGCGATGATTGAAAAAGATGATCAGTGAGATACAGGAAAGGACTGCTCGCTGAATGTGTGATTCTCCAGAGTCTGTTTCGCCTCTTGGTGAGCAAGCTTCGTAGCTTAGCAGTTTATATTTCAAAAGAGAATTATTTAAAAGATTCTATATATTCTGTTTTCTACAGAACTATTGcatagttttattttcttcttctcttactGGGAAATGTTACCCAAATACATCAGACAGGTGTTTGATTTGTACTCAGAATTGCAAACTACATCAGTGTTTACAGTAACAGTAGCTGCTGTAGTTTACCTTCAGGTGCTTGTTCTGATGATGCTCTGCTCTCCACAGGGTTTTTATCTCCCTCAATccaatttcttcttcttcccccctCAGCACCTTCTTCAAGCTCAAGCTCATTATCTTGACTCAGAAATGTGCCCCTCAACTCTGGCATCTCCTCCATGTCACTCACTTCCTCTTCAAACATGTTGTCATCATCCACTAGCTCGTCATCCACTGGCTCATCCCGGCTTTCGAGTTCTTCCCCAGTGTTAAAGTGCTGTTCTTCTGTCATGGTGCCTGCATCAGTGTCGGCCTCATGTTGCATTTGGTCCTCATCTTTCTCTTGAAGCTCATTTAAAGGAAGCTCCACTTTTACCTCAGATTCCACGTTAAACTCTTGGTCAGATTCGAGCTCTGGCACCATCTCAACCTCTGCTTTCTCAACATCTGGCACTTTAACTTCCTGATCTGCCTGAAACACCCCCTCCATCTCAACCTCTGGCTGTAATTTAACCTCTCCCTCCACCATCTCCCCTGCCTGTGCTTTAACCTCAGGCTCCACTTTGACCTCTAGCTCCACCACACTCTGACTCTGCTTCATGTCCACTGCCTGTTTATTCTTCTCGTCATTCGAACTCAGTCTCAGATGTGGTGCTggatcctccacctccacatGACCCTGCACAGGCACTCGGTCTACCACCAGAGGGCGCTGGGTTTTCTCCAGTAAAACAGGATTTGGAGGCTCACCGGGAGGCAGCACTGGCCCTCCCAGAACAACTGCAAATAGacaaatagattttttttaattacacatttttgCATTATGTGCACTACAAGCTTAGTTCATATcagagagaaggcagaaatCTCCAAAACTCTCTAAATGGATAAGCACCACCACAGGCCACAGAGAAGCCATTTGATTTTCAGGTCAATCGTCCATTTAACATCATTAAGTATAGGAGAAGTGAGAGAGCAcataactttcaaaataaagtaaaGGAGAAGTTAGACCTGGAAACGTTTCATCACTTACCTGCCAGCATCAGCGAGAGCATTGCCAGTGTTTTCATCTTGACAGCAATCGATTTAACTGTATTCAGGATTATAGTCTGTGGTTTAATGTGCTCATTATTACCTGTTGTTGCTTTTATTCCATTTGTCCCACCAATTTTAATTCTTCCTTCTAAGTAAGTCATAAAAAAGGCTGTCCTCTTACCTTATCTTGTCAAAGTCCACActttctcctctcatttcctcaTTGCGTTTGGGAAAAACACTGGAAATATTTCACCATCATACCTGATACAGATCAGGTATTAGCTTGCTTATTAGCTAAAGTTATAATGAAGCACCTAAAAAAGTGAATGTTGGTCTCTAACAGGTGTGAAGAAGTTTAAATGATGAAGTCATTATGATTCCTGTTAGACCTTCTACAaaacatgaacatgtttgtgtaaaATGAGCTGTGTTgtcatggatgtgtgtgtgttaagtgtcactgtgtgttacatgacatcagtgtgtcctgctcacagcagagcagctgggaTTGTTGATTGTGaacaggtgctgcagctgagatTTGTTGAGTTAGTATTTCACTGTTTCTccgtccatgtgtgtgtgtgtgtgcttatacACACGCGTCTGCATGTATGGCCCTTGTGTGTGCATATGGCCACAAATGTAAGCATGTGTGCGCATTAACCAGAATGAGTGACAACGTGCTGTTGTGTGGGCGCTGCTGCTGAGAAACCTAATAGTCAAGGACACAGTAGCTCACAGCAGCTGTCCCGTCTCTGCACCCCCCCTACACACTCCTCACTGTtgacatgaaaaacacacaactccaGCCACAATCATTTCCATCCTTTATGTACAGAAATGTTCTTATGAAATACATTCAGGGAAACGGACATGTATGTCCAAACATGTAAGATGTTTCATTCATACCTGACATCCTGCAGGAGGCTTTTCTGGGGctgaacacagcaatgtgagTGTGAAGTCAAAATGAGAAGGAAATTAAagcatgaaatataaaacaaactGCATACTGACAATGAATTCAGCTGTGTGGCTGCAAGTTATAAACATTATGCATCCCCTTTATGTCTATTTCACAAagcaatgacaaaaacaatgacaCCACATCCAACACAGTGAATTCACAGTTGTAATGTCATGTCCACTGCAGAACCTCAACAATAAATGAGTTTCTCTCATATAGAAAGGTTCTGCAGGTGAAACGTGCACCAGTCTTGGACGCCCTACAATGGTTCTATAGTTTCTGTGGTTGAACTGCACGTATTTATATACTAGTATACTCTATCTGTTAACATATCAGTACAGACTTGTTTACAAATTAATTATGTCCATATGAATCTCTTCTAGTTCTGATTTTGGTCTTCATTGAGTCCTGAGAACATTTTTTCCACATCATTTTTTGATGGACACACTTAAAATATAAATGAGGATGTTTTGGGTGTGGTGGAATTGTGCTGCATCTTAACATTGTATTCTACAATGGAAATCACTTCTTACACTTTATTTTGTAATGAATCTTTCttataacataaaaacaactcAGATCAGTAAGAACACAATTGGACAGTTTCATGCAGTGTGGGTGCAGGCCAGCAGATCCCTGTCAAAATAAACCAGGCTCgtatttcctctgtgtgttttgtctgccAAGAAGAGGAGGGTGGTCCCCCTGAACTTGTGCACACTCCCCCGGTCAGTTGTCCAGGATACGTGAGAGTGCACGAGCGTGCTGCAGATGAAACTTGAAGAAGCTGCAGTTTGTAGTAAAACTCATCCAgactcagcagacacacacagaaacctcaGGACAGAGATCAACTGTGACGGAACGAGACCAACATGAAGGTGCTGATGCTGCCTCTCCTCATCACATTTTTCCACAGTGAGTTTTTGATTATTTGATTTATGTTCTGTTTTATATTtcgcttttttaaaaaatattggGATATTGATAAACTCACACAAAACCACAGCTCAATGTGTTAAGCGGGAGAAGTAGTTGACTGttcaaggctgtgtgtgtgttttaaaccttcacacagactgtatataaacaaTGTGCTGTGTTTTCCAATGACATCTCATTTTAACATGGGCTGTTGCtcgtttttacattttaaatttgtGTTTAGCTCACTATATGTAAGTAAAAAAAgggtgaagaaaagaaaagttagAGAAAAGGGATGCAGTTAGGGAGTGTATATAGATTGCTGATGTGTGGATGGCTCTTGTCAACAGaattttactttttaaagtgaaactagAACTCaaactgtaaaaagaaaaagttaaaaTGATTCTCTCTGTGACTCAAAGTCACAGAGAGACAATCCCAAATCTTTTTTGCACAGTTCCTAAGCTATTAATGATAAATATTGTGCTTTTCATAACAGAAAGTGTCATTGTTCTCATCAACTTTCAATACATTGATGAGTGACTGCACATTGTTTTATTGATAATATTTCATTTGAGTGATAAAGTTTGTGCAGAGCCCCACGTGTGGGGTGAGGAGGTGTGATGTGTTCGGGCGCAGTGATTGCGAAGGGAGTGGCCGGGCTTCATGTTTACACTGAAACCCGCTCTGATGCTGTTTGAACCCGAGATCCACGGCCTGATGAGGTGTGTCACATGGCCCCGCAGAGGAGTTTGAGATCCCTGCTTTTCAGTCTGAAGATAGCCCCTGACTGACCCTGCCGTTAATTGGACTGAGATGAAAAACCACCACTTGCTATCTGGAAAAAATGCATTTGATGTTGCTGTGGGAATTTTAAAGGGCAGAGGCTATAGTTTGCTCTAAACAACATGTTTTATGCTGTTAATTGCAGctttgacgtgtgtgtgtttagatctTTGATATATTTACTTGAAAGGACCAAAGATAAAAAGATTAAAATCTTCTGTTTGGACTCCAAAAAGATATCCTTTGAATATTTTGTGTAAAattgcttaaaaaaaactttccagTGTGTTGAAGGTTGTATATAAAGAACATGATGTTAACAATGTGACATTAGAAATATTTGCAGGAAAATCTGAAACTTATTTGAgcattttttaaagttttgcAGAGTGTCAAATGGGGCTTCCAAATACAtttgcaaaaaaataataatgttagAACAACTGTATAAATGAAGTGCCTTGACCCCTGTGCAAAGTAAGTCATACAGTGCAGGGGATCAATCAGCAGAGACCCTCACAAGTGTGTGATACACacagttgtctgtgtgtgtgtgtgttgtgccagCTGAGAAGGGTAAGGTTACTGTCATACAGAGTGGCTTTGTGTGCGTAAGTAAAACACATGTGCgctgtgcacacatacactgatacagaacccccccacccccacccccaaccaCCAACACTAAAGAAATATGCATTTGCATGCCTTAAATAAAGGCCTGTCTaatgatttttatttgtgtttatggaTTCATGACTTTTTCTTCCATGTGAtatcagtgtgtctctgtgaagcCTCCAACCTCAGTCTGTTTCTTTTAAATAAGACAAAGACATGTTAACTGCAGGTTAACCtctgtgaggaagaagaagttaAGAATTTAATGTTAATTATTGGCTCCATGCATgactttttaaagttttttgtctttctccttgtttgtgtatgtgtgtgtgctaaaattgagagtatgtttgtgtgtaagtgaCGGATAAGTGAAGGAGGTTATCAGGTAGGGGTAAAGCAGCTTGTCAAATAGTCGTCCATCACCTGCATTCCTGCACACCACCGCTCCTGGCACCACCAGGACGTAACGTCACACATCATATGTGTGTTAGTgcgcatgtgtttgtgtgtgtgtgtgtgtgtgtgtgtgtgtgtgtgtgtgggggggggggggggggggggggtcactgtCTTGAGAGACTGTCTCAGTTTATGTTGTGAGGATGTCGAAAAGTTAAGAGATTTTGATTTTTGTTCTTTAAGCTtatgatttgtgtgtttgtgtgtgtagtttgtgCAGACTGTGAGTCATCCCCATGTGCTTCTTTATCCTTTTTGAATGAGTGATTCTGATTTTTATGCTTCAGATTGCAGACTTTTCTGAAATCATACTGAGAGATTAAATTTATGTTGCCATAAAGAATATGAGCAGGAAAAGATCTTTGTTCAGCAGTGTGTATTATGTATTAATCATCATTCTCTGGCAGGTcccgtctgtctgtcagtgacaGTAAGCAGCAGTAAACCCAATGTGGAGGTCCACGAGCACACAGGTGAGACTTTATTTTCATAGGTTTTCATCTTTCTCACATGGTTTCCCTTGACCACTTTTCTTAATGTATTATTGAGCCTATTTAAATGTAGGTCCTGATGCATTTGACCACCTAATCCTAAATAAGgaataattacaaacataacTGGGGCAGAGTATGCCAGCTGGGTGGAAAAAGTAGGTCTTAACTCTGACTTTGTAATTAGAATTAATACTGAGTGCACCAAGCCTGAATAACTGTGGCCGTGGCAGCACCTGGTCTCATGATGTACACAAGCAAAACCAGGATGGTTGCCAAGCAACACAGTTATATCCAAAATGCAGGATAACTTCTCCCTGTAGACATGGAAAACATGGAGAATGCAAATTACAAGCAAAGGAAGATAAAAATTCAAACTACTATAAATTTGTGTTCTTCCAAAACAcataatccactgcacagcagGTTTATGCTGATTTGAAACAGATTTATATGTATGAGATTGCCTTagagtgaaaacaacaaacactatGCTTATATGTATTTGGAATATAATCCATACTTgctacaacaaaacaacaacaacaaaacaaatctaTCTATGATAAGTAATGAGTAGTCCACTGCTGTGCTTCCTGTCAGACGCTGTGCTGGCCTGTGAGTTCAGGACAGAAAAAGATCCGAACCCTCGAATTGAGTGGAAGAAGAAAGGGAAGGGAGTGACGTTTGTCTATTTTAACAACAAATTCACTGGTGAGTGGAAAAGCTTTGTCTGCATACATTTCTACATCAAGCCCTCTTGACGTATAAGAAACACTTTACTGatgctcttttctttttctcacttcTCTATTCAGGGTCTTACGCAGGGCGAGCTAAGATGGAGGGAGCTACGCTCACAATACACTCAGTGACTCAGAAGGACTCGGGGGAGTACCGCTGTGAGGTGACTGCCAGTGAGGACCACGTCAACCTCGGAGAGGCAACTGTGACCCTGAATGTGCTTGGTAAAGCCTGTGATTTTATAAATGCATAAATAGCCACATTGTGAATGGTGCCACAGTGAAAAGACTGGAATGTGACTGTACTGGATTTTTAGAATAAAGCCACCTTCTCATTGGAACTTGCTGGTGCATCAGCATTAAacaatgttttatatttatatattgacTTCCCAAAATGTCCACCTCAGTGCCTCCTCATGTGCCATCCTGCGAGGTGCCGAGCTCCGTATTCGTTGGTTTAGGCCTGGAACTTCTTTGCAAGGACAAACTCAGCGTGCCTCCAGCCACCTACCGCTGGTACAAAGACAACAAGGCACTGACAGCCACAGGAGATACTCCCTACAGCATCGACACAAACAAGGGCACACTGGTGAGCAAATATAAATATGCATGTAAAGcaggtacacacaaacacacacacagacacacactcatacccACTAAAAAATGGTGTTTGTCTCTGAGCAGAAGTTCAAAAGTGTGTCCAAGACAGATGCAGGAATGTACCGCTGCGAGTCCTCCAACAGTGTGGGGGCGCCCAAGAGCTGTGTGGCCCAACAGCTGAAAGTTGTTGACTGTGAGTAAAACTAGTTATTGCTGCTTACACATAATGATCTTCTGACAAAAAGACTGACAAAGTATTCTCTTTCCTCACAGATCCTTTAAACATGACCATTTTAATAGCGGGTGCTTCAGGTTTTGTGGCTCTCCTCCTATTCtgctgcatatgtgtgtgtgtctgccgaCACAGAGGGTGCTGCAAGAGTGAGTAGGGTGATACtgctgtagatgtgtgtgttttaaacatttaaatgcacagCCTCCATGTTAAGATGGTAGCCATAGCTTTCCAATatacaaaagcagcagcagaggttgtgtggaCTGTCCCCACTTGGACTAGTGGAGATGACCAGTCAGAGCAGACTGCACATCCTGTTAATGATACATATAAATATAGGCATGTCTTGACTGCAGCATCTCCTGATCAGACTGTTCAGAAGTGAGAAATCAATTGGGCAACACATAAAGACAACAAAAGCGCAAAGGCTTGAAGGGCCAACAAGGCCAAGCCTTAAGTTCCTGCAGCAGAGCACAGATTAACATTATCAGTGTCTTCAGTGTGAGCGAGCATTAGCATCTTTCAGTGGTCACTTGTTTTCAGTTAAATTAACTGAAAACGCTGAGTGATGCTGGTGAGCATAGTCAAATATCTAGCTGTTAAAAAGCCAAATATTACTTACATCTATTATTAAAACAGGGCTGAGAGGCAGTGATGGACAGAAATGTGACTATGAGTAAATGTGCCTGCAATGAGAAAAGATAAGAAGACAAATACTTCTGACAGCGACACAAATGATCAATGCACTTCCTGattatttctcctttttttgtcattgaaCAGAGAGCAAGAAAACAAAGAGGTGAGTACTTTACTGTCTTCTCCGTAACGTTGTGTAATGAGCTCAGATTGAACTGTCACCCTTTGTCTTTCAGCGCCAAGTCCTACAaccctcctccgcctcctcctcctcctccaacccGGAACGTGAGTGATCAAAGGGATTGTTATCGTGTTGGggcttgttttgtttgcatgaaTTTGGGTTGCCACTAAATGCTGTTGATAAGTTGCTGATAAGACTGGTTGCCAGTTAAAGGGAAATGATTTACGGTACCATGTCTCTCTGTTCTCTACAGTTCAGGCACTACAAACCAACCCAGTCCTTCATGATCTGAGAGTGAAACACTGTCACAACCATCCACAGAACTGCTCAGCACACAGAGCGCCTGTTCCACTGTCACCAGGCTTTTGGAGAGCAGCTCTGtgcacacagagaagcagagattCAAACAGCAAAAAGCTTGCTGCTTTGTAAACATATTATGCACTGACAGTTTGGAGGAGGTTTGTATTTCCATTATCTTATGTCTCAGGACACTCTTCATATCTGCTTTTTATTCTTGCCAGACTTAACTGTTTGCAGTCAGcacttcagctctgtgttggcTCTTCTATGCCATCTATAGGGCAGCAACTCTCTCCACATGAATTAAACCAAGTACTGTATATTGTGCCCTTTTTATTAGCTTTAGGTAGTatgacatatttttatatttgtatgttGATTTAATGTAACCTTTCTTGTTAATCTGTGGCTTTTTTGGTTGTAAATTGAGTGATGAATGAACAGGTGTCTGCACACACTGAATGGTGTTTTGGAAACTTTTAAAACCTTTGATACTCAAATATTTGATGAGTTTATTTTCAAATCAATAAAAAGGAGTTATAATGAGTGTTTCTGGTTGGCTCCCTTGTAAATGTTGCCTAAAACCAAGATGTAAACATGGTGAACAGGCTGAGATGGGTTAATGCGTTCTTGAAATGTTTACCTTGAAACCACCGGCTGTGCC
It contains:
- the LOC114426581 gene encoding proline-, glutamic acid- and leucine-rich protein 1 isoform X1 — translated: MTYLEGRIKIGGTNGIKATTVVLGGPVLPPGEPPNPVLLEKTQRPLVVDRVPVQGHVEVEDPAPHLRLSSNDEKNKQAVDMKQSQSVVELEVKVEPEVKAQAGEMVEGEVKLQPEVEMEGVFQADQEVKVPDVEKAEVEMVPELESDQEFNVESEVKVELPLNELQEKDEDQMQHEADTDAGTMTEEQHFNTGEELESRDEPVDDELVDDDNMFEEEVSDMEEMPELRGTFLSQDNELELEEGAEGGRRRNWIEGDKNPVESRASSEQAPEGWRNCPGVQLYGKCYQFFRGPKRAEDAEIFCQTLSSRGHLAAISTQYVHRVLMEMMLRQNGAYTRTWVGGLRYLNTGRFVWLDGSHWSYADWLPGEPNHTANVENCVELLPGGNGLFNDFTCWEPQAFICSY
- the LOC114426581 gene encoding proline-, glutamic acid- and leucine-rich protein 1 isoform X2 codes for the protein MKTLAMLSLMLAVVLGGPVLPPGEPPNPVLLEKTQRPLVVDRVPVQGHVEVEDPAPHLRLSSNDEKNKQAVDMKQSQSVVELEVKVEPEVKAQAGEMVEGEVKLQPEVEMEGVFQADQEVKVPDVEKAEVEMVPELESDQEFNVESEVKVELPLNELQEKDEDQMQHEADTDAGTMTEEQHFNTGEELESRDEPVDDELVDDDNMFEEEVSDMEEMPELRGTFLSQDNELELEEGAEGGRRRNWIEGDKNPVESRASSEQAPEGWRNCPGVQLYGKCYQFFRGPKRAEDAEIFCQTLSSRGHLAAISTQYVHRVLMEMMLRQNGAYTRTWVGGLRYLNTGRFVWLDGSHWSYADWLPGEPNHTANVENCVELLPGGNGLFNDFTCWEPQAFICSY
- the jam2b gene encoding junctional adhesion molecule 2b; translated protein: MKVLMLPLLITFFHSPVCLSVTVSSSKPNVEVHEHTDAVLACEFRTEKDPNPRIEWKKKGKGVTFVYFNNKFTGSYAGRAKMEGATLTIHSVTQKDSGEYRCEVTASEDHVNLGEATVTLNVLVPPHVPSCEVPSSVFVGLGLELLCKDKLSVPPATYRWYKDNKALTATGDTPYSIDTNKGTLKFKSVSKTDAGMYRCESSNSVGAPKSCVAQQLKVVDYPLNMTILIAGASGFVALLLFCCICVCVCRHRGCCKKSKKTKSAKSYNPPPPPPPPPTRNFRHYKPTQSFMI